A region from the Linepithema humile isolate Giens D197 chromosome 1, Lhum_UNIL_v1.0, whole genome shotgun sequence genome encodes:
- the gogo gene encoding uncharacterized protein gogo isoform X2: MNWTSEWSLLGLLIILLLRCVSGITRSMTDAKEPILLKVVAPRSHTALSGDVTVFILDTGEMETSTVSTNIAATNGTNGIKKDENKQIDSKKDKVNVGHEPLVLRVLYVDGLTSELIGDFPLDTLPHKGENISVIIPCGIFSRGGIYTLRLQYKFSTVAARHNTAIAGLPEIEISSALDVKWPIPSLLLESQHFGTYPSQPVVAIIKYNGISCVPANGIPVAAYILQLIYCGTTVAACDPQNNNRMQILYYEEINGFTSLKVIKLKCEFFGLAGNYALRLRASNINPSAPTISAYIKVEWSDEFSFNIHARSIYPCEGSAGIPVLFQYPACRLQGDRVRVYGRLRADVSSLAPPSALHYVAELKAAPGKHSLNFDCDIFTEKFIEYCFVYVSQAITGAMAEVKLACIPTFPLLENDSAGWGPWSAWSPCSSSCVGGTRNRYRFCDTPPPKYGAKFCQGKAVETESCGGIGRIDFHETWNSEGWECRHGTTLAATRPEVTAQIGVQCRCGCIVNFQDKTLNKILAANTQACPGRSFWLLQAKSNYVVRLHLDQTQFPCPGQYFRARDGDSLSAELLTDIAFDKSAPATGTIFSSGQNLLLEFFSDELTASGNSCVGGFLGHASMFQKLYEKNKTSLSLSSKTNSTLTVEQWIFWGPAHLATASLLILIFFISIFLALQFALKYRKYHIAEDLDTLSDHSGCSETMHMVGRAKSMSSTTLISEVVSLVGLPRKCTPRLSKRKLAPCAIEDGYDSSETLAEYEDETSLSSTTLKFKDNEESSERSVIPNKLHTDETSSTVAAIMAVGQPEVKYAQPVKLRTLGSNSPAADKLTSDDIRCQSIASITDSPHIARLHRYTSTTLQSKESSMSSPLSSTSTLRSGKETKDRRNRERLLQGPGSEFSLTNPETDMEMDYYDYNVANAGAAPGSYLGTTTTSPLYRLPESTEGATLTPAEYRRIRQQLASSVEETGLSFEQKHQDSTSSSSSKNDSSSGGSGNTSEDSISSERPARLNERLLPIHRILEDSRTRVSEESLCGQLADDRTACVIPNRLHAVKSDFFQEQDISKSSRQGDYVNLSDSILVKSDDKLEKSKQSSKRYSEDVTFHHESSNSLVNQKAKDISPEDKKNRSLKNDNTSKFPSKSTSSKTQGYKDIADDKDKDLQGVKDNSKSDILLTNLNVTGGQCKYRDFTQFTQPHETKLSDCTNIAMIEFSGPRLSTPATARRLTTDNLNISLKKEIQSPDYGVESDIKAESRESFYDLIRENENGIKFADDDDEYIDNRANL, from the exons AGTACTATACGTTGATGGCCTCACGTCAGAATTGATTGGTGATTTTCCTCTGGATACCCTACCACATAAGGGTGAGAATATTTCTGTGATAATACCTTGTGGTATCTTCTCGCGCGGCGGAATTTACACATTACGACTTCAGTACAAGTTCTCAACGGTGGCTGCCAGACACAACACTGCCATTGCTGGGCTGCCTGAAATTGAG ATAAGCAGTGCCTTAGATGTAAAGTGGCCAATCCCTTCTCTGCTTCTGGAATCCCAACATTTCGGTACATATCCTAGTCAGCCGGTAGTAGCGATCATAAAGTACAATGGAATTTCGTGTGTACCTGCCAACGGCATTCCGGTAGCGGCTTATATTTTGCAACTCATATATTGCGGCACTACCGTGGCCGCCTGCGATCCACAGAATAACAATCGCATGCAA ATTCTCTATTATGAGGAAATAAATGGATTTACTTCGCTAAAAGTCATTAAACTCAAGTGTGAGTTTTTTGGACTTGCCGGAAATTATGCGCTTAGATTAAGAGCTTCGAACATCAATCCTTCCGCGCCAACAATTAGCGCGTATATCAAG GTGGAATGGTCCGACGAGTTTAGCTTCAACATTCATGCGAGATCAATTTATCCCTGCGAGGGATCGGCAGGCATACCGGTTCTCTTCCAATATCCCGCGTGTCGCCTTCAGGGCGATCGCGTGCGCGTTTACGGTCGTCTACGAGCGGATGTGAGCTCCCTGGCACCACCGTCCGCTTTACATTACGTGGCGGAATTGAAGGCGGCGCCGGGAAAGCACTCGCTAAACTTCGACTGTGATATTTTCACCGAGAAGTTCATCGAGTACTGCTTCGTCTACGTGAGCCAAGCGATCACCGGCGCGATGGCGGAAGTAAAGCTCGCGTGCATACCCACCTTCCCACTATTAG aAAACGACTCAGCTGGTTGGGGTCCTTGGAGCGCATGGAGTCCTTGCAGTAGCTCCTGCGTGGGTGGCACTCGCAATCGATATCGATTTTGCGACACACCACCTCCGAAGTATGGAGCGAAATTTTGTCAG ggAAAAGCAGTTGAGACGGAATCGTGCGGCGGCATCGGCAGGATCGATTTTCATGAGACATGGAATTCTGAAGGCTGGGAGTGCCGACACGGAACGACATTAGCAGCCACGAGACCGGAAGTCACGGCGCAAATCGGCGTTCAATGTCGGTGCGGTTGTATCGTCAATTTCCAGGATAAAACTTTGAACAAAATCCTGGCGGCGAACACCCAAGCTTGTCCTGGTCGTTCCTTTTGGTTGTTGCAG GCAAAGTCCAACTACGTGGTCCGATTACACTTGGATCAAACGCAATTTCCTTGTCCTGGACAATATTTTCGTGCTCGTGACGGTGATTCGCTGAGCGCGGAACTTTTAACGGACATCGCATTCGATAAAAGTGCACCGGCAACAGGAACAATATTTTCCTCGGGTCAGAATTTGTTATTGGAGTTCTTCAGCGATGAATTGACCGCCTCAGGAAATTCTTGCGTGGGCGGTTTTCTCGGACACGCGAGCATGTTTC agaaaCTATACGAAAAGAACAAGACATCACTGTCGCTCTCATCGAAAACAAATTCCACTCTCACTGTTGAGCAATGGATCTTCTGGGGACCCGCGCATTTGGCGACAGCATCTCTTTTGATACTCATATtctttatatctatttttctaGCACTACAATTTGCGCTTAAATATAGAAAGTATCATATCGCCGAAGATTTGGATACTTTAAGCGATCATTCCG GATGCAGCGAAACAATGCACATGGTGGGACGAGCAAAATCGATGTCTTCTACCACATTAATCTCAGAAGTTGTATCCTTAGTGGGATTGCCAAGAAAATGTACACCAAGACTGTCAAAACGCAAGCTAGCTCCTTGTGCCATAGAGGATGGTTATGATAGTTCAGAAACTTTAGCGGA aTATGAAGATGAAACCAGTTTGAGTTCGACCACCTTGAAGTTCAAAGATAATGAGGAAAGCTCAGAGCGAAGCGTAATACcgaataaattacatactGATGAAACATCATCAACAGTAGCGGCTATTATGGCAGTTGGACAGCCGGAAGTAAAATATGCCCAACCAGTCAA ATTACGTACTCTGGGATCTAATAGCCCCGCAGCAGACAAGCTGACATCGGACGATATCAGGTGTCAAAGTATAGCGAGCATTACTGACAGTCCGCATATTGCAAGACTTCATCGCTATACGTCCACTACTTTGCAGTCCAAG GAATCATCAATGAGCAGCCCGTTATCGAGTACCTCTACGTTGCGCAGCGGCAAGGAGACAAAGGATCGTCGAAATCGCGAGCGACTGCTCCAGGGGCCGGGCTCGGAGTTCAGCCTGACAAATCCGGAAACGGATATGGAGATGGACTATTACGATTACAACGTCGCGAACGCCGGCGCCGCGCCGGGCTCATATTTAG GCACGACGACGACAAGCCCATTATATCGACTACCGGAGAGCACTGAGGGCGCGACCCTGACCCCGGCCGAGTATCGACGAATACGACAACAGCTTGCGTCTAGTGTCGAGGAGACTGGATTGAGCTTCGAGCAGAAACACCAGGACTCGacgtcttcgtcgtcgtcgaagAACGACTCGTCGTCAGGTGGCAGTGGTAACACATCCGAGGACAGCATCAGCAGCGAGAGACCCGCCAGGTTGAACGAACGCCTGCTGCCTATCCACCGGATCCTGGAGGACTCCAGGACCCGCGTAAGCGAAGAGTCCTTATGCGGTCAGCTCGCGGACGACAGGACAGCATGCGTCATTCCGAATCGCCTTCACGCCGTTAAATCTGATTTTTTCCAAGAGCAGGATATCTCGAAGAGCAGTCGGCAGGGTGATTATGTAAATCTTTCTGACAGCATTCTGGTAAAGTCAGACGATAAATTGGAGAAATCAAAGCAGAGCTCAAAGAGATATTCCGAAGATGTAACCTTTCATCATGAGTCTTCAAACTCGCTTGTGAATCAAAAGGCAAAGGATATTTCTCCGGAAGACAAGAAAAACCGCTCCCTCAAGAATGATAATACGTCCAAGTTTCCTAGCAAGTCGACGAGCTCGAAGACTCAAGGATACAAAGATATTGCGGATGACAAGGATAAGGATCTTCAGGGTGTCAAGGATAACTCCAAATCCGACATTCTTCTGACAAATCTGAATGTAACGGGCGGCCAATGCAAATATCGAGATTTCACGCAGTTTACACAGCCTCATGAGACTAAACTGTCGGACTGCACCAATATTGCGATGATCGAGTTCTCAGGACCGCGATTAAGCACGCCGGCGACAGCTCGGAGACTGACGACGGACAATCTGAACATTAGTCTGAAGAAGGAGATTCAAAGTCCGGATTATGGGGTCGAGAGCGACATAAAGGCGGAATCGCGAGAGTCCTTCTACGATCTGATCCGCGAAAACGAGAACGGCATCAAGTTTGCAGACGATGATGACGAATATATTGATAACAGAGCAAACTTGTGA
- the gogo gene encoding uncharacterized protein gogo isoform X1 — translation MNWTSEWSLLGLLIILLLRCVSGITRSMTDAKEPILLKVVAPRSHTALSGDVTVFILDTGEMETSTVSTNIAATNGTNGIKKDENKQIDSKKDKVNVGHEPLVLRVLYVDGLTSELIGDFPLDTLPHKGENISVIIPCGIFSRGGIYTLRLQYKFSTVAARHNTAIAGLPEIEISSALDVKWPIPSLLLESQHFGTYPSQPVVAIIKYNGISCVPANGIPVAAYILQLIYCGTTVAACDPQNNNRMQILYYEEINGFTSLKVIKLKCEFFGLAGNYALRLRASNINPSAPTISAYIKVEWSDEFSFNIHARSIYPCEGSAGIPVLFQYPACRLQGDRVRVYGRLRADVSSLAPPSALHYVAELKAAPGKHSLNFDCDIFTEKFIEYCFVYVSQAITGAMAEVKLACIPTFPLLENDSAGWGPWSAWSPCSSSCVGGTRNRYRFCDTPPPKYGAKFCQGKAVETESCGGIGRIDFHETWNSEGWECRHGTTLAATRPEVTAQIGVQCRCGCIVNFQDKTLNKILAANTQACPGRSFWLLQAKSNYVVRLHLDQTQFPCPGQYFRARDGDSLSAELLTDIAFDKSAPATGTIFSSGQNLLLEFFSDELTASGNSCVGGFLGHASMFQKLYEKNKTSLSLSSKTNSTLTVEQWIFWGPAHLATASLLILIFFISIFLALQFALKYRKYHIAEDLDTLSDHSGCSETMHMVGRAKSMSSTTLISEVVSLVGLPRKCTPRLSKRKLAPCAIEDGYDSSETLAEYEDETSLSSTTLKFKDNEESSERSVIPNKLHTDETSSTVAAIMAVGQPEVKYAQPVKLRTLGSNSPAADKLTSDDIRCQSIASITDSPHIARLHRYTSTTLQSKESSMSSPLSSTSTLRSGKETKDRRNRERLLQGPGSEFSLTNPETDMEMDYYDYNVANAGAAPGSYLGMDPAFLLWIPPLSMSEDFESPSTDRPDCFQGTTTTSPLYRLPESTEGATLTPAEYRRIRQQLASSVEETGLSFEQKHQDSTSSSSSKNDSSSGGSGNTSEDSISSERPARLNERLLPIHRILEDSRTRVSEESLCGQLADDRTACVIPNRLHAVKSDFFQEQDISKSSRQGDYVNLSDSILVKSDDKLEKSKQSSKRYSEDVTFHHESSNSLVNQKAKDISPEDKKNRSLKNDNTSKFPSKSTSSKTQGYKDIADDKDKDLQGVKDNSKSDILLTNLNVTGGQCKYRDFTQFTQPHETKLSDCTNIAMIEFSGPRLSTPATARRLTTDNLNISLKKEIQSPDYGVESDIKAESRESFYDLIRENENGIKFADDDDEYIDNRANL, via the exons AGTACTATACGTTGATGGCCTCACGTCAGAATTGATTGGTGATTTTCCTCTGGATACCCTACCACATAAGGGTGAGAATATTTCTGTGATAATACCTTGTGGTATCTTCTCGCGCGGCGGAATTTACACATTACGACTTCAGTACAAGTTCTCAACGGTGGCTGCCAGACACAACACTGCCATTGCTGGGCTGCCTGAAATTGAG ATAAGCAGTGCCTTAGATGTAAAGTGGCCAATCCCTTCTCTGCTTCTGGAATCCCAACATTTCGGTACATATCCTAGTCAGCCGGTAGTAGCGATCATAAAGTACAATGGAATTTCGTGTGTACCTGCCAACGGCATTCCGGTAGCGGCTTATATTTTGCAACTCATATATTGCGGCACTACCGTGGCCGCCTGCGATCCACAGAATAACAATCGCATGCAA ATTCTCTATTATGAGGAAATAAATGGATTTACTTCGCTAAAAGTCATTAAACTCAAGTGTGAGTTTTTTGGACTTGCCGGAAATTATGCGCTTAGATTAAGAGCTTCGAACATCAATCCTTCCGCGCCAACAATTAGCGCGTATATCAAG GTGGAATGGTCCGACGAGTTTAGCTTCAACATTCATGCGAGATCAATTTATCCCTGCGAGGGATCGGCAGGCATACCGGTTCTCTTCCAATATCCCGCGTGTCGCCTTCAGGGCGATCGCGTGCGCGTTTACGGTCGTCTACGAGCGGATGTGAGCTCCCTGGCACCACCGTCCGCTTTACATTACGTGGCGGAATTGAAGGCGGCGCCGGGAAAGCACTCGCTAAACTTCGACTGTGATATTTTCACCGAGAAGTTCATCGAGTACTGCTTCGTCTACGTGAGCCAAGCGATCACCGGCGCGATGGCGGAAGTAAAGCTCGCGTGCATACCCACCTTCCCACTATTAG aAAACGACTCAGCTGGTTGGGGTCCTTGGAGCGCATGGAGTCCTTGCAGTAGCTCCTGCGTGGGTGGCACTCGCAATCGATATCGATTTTGCGACACACCACCTCCGAAGTATGGAGCGAAATTTTGTCAG ggAAAAGCAGTTGAGACGGAATCGTGCGGCGGCATCGGCAGGATCGATTTTCATGAGACATGGAATTCTGAAGGCTGGGAGTGCCGACACGGAACGACATTAGCAGCCACGAGACCGGAAGTCACGGCGCAAATCGGCGTTCAATGTCGGTGCGGTTGTATCGTCAATTTCCAGGATAAAACTTTGAACAAAATCCTGGCGGCGAACACCCAAGCTTGTCCTGGTCGTTCCTTTTGGTTGTTGCAG GCAAAGTCCAACTACGTGGTCCGATTACACTTGGATCAAACGCAATTTCCTTGTCCTGGACAATATTTTCGTGCTCGTGACGGTGATTCGCTGAGCGCGGAACTTTTAACGGACATCGCATTCGATAAAAGTGCACCGGCAACAGGAACAATATTTTCCTCGGGTCAGAATTTGTTATTGGAGTTCTTCAGCGATGAATTGACCGCCTCAGGAAATTCTTGCGTGGGCGGTTTTCTCGGACACGCGAGCATGTTTC agaaaCTATACGAAAAGAACAAGACATCACTGTCGCTCTCATCGAAAACAAATTCCACTCTCACTGTTGAGCAATGGATCTTCTGGGGACCCGCGCATTTGGCGACAGCATCTCTTTTGATACTCATATtctttatatctatttttctaGCACTACAATTTGCGCTTAAATATAGAAAGTATCATATCGCCGAAGATTTGGATACTTTAAGCGATCATTCCG GATGCAGCGAAACAATGCACATGGTGGGACGAGCAAAATCGATGTCTTCTACCACATTAATCTCAGAAGTTGTATCCTTAGTGGGATTGCCAAGAAAATGTACACCAAGACTGTCAAAACGCAAGCTAGCTCCTTGTGCCATAGAGGATGGTTATGATAGTTCAGAAACTTTAGCGGA aTATGAAGATGAAACCAGTTTGAGTTCGACCACCTTGAAGTTCAAAGATAATGAGGAAAGCTCAGAGCGAAGCGTAATACcgaataaattacatactGATGAAACATCATCAACAGTAGCGGCTATTATGGCAGTTGGACAGCCGGAAGTAAAATATGCCCAACCAGTCAA ATTACGTACTCTGGGATCTAATAGCCCCGCAGCAGACAAGCTGACATCGGACGATATCAGGTGTCAAAGTATAGCGAGCATTACTGACAGTCCGCATATTGCAAGACTTCATCGCTATACGTCCACTACTTTGCAGTCCAAG GAATCATCAATGAGCAGCCCGTTATCGAGTACCTCTACGTTGCGCAGCGGCAAGGAGACAAAGGATCGTCGAAATCGCGAGCGACTGCTCCAGGGGCCGGGCTCGGAGTTCAGCCTGACAAATCCGGAAACGGATATGGAGATGGACTATTACGATTACAACGTCGCGAACGCCGGCGCCGCGCCGGGCTCATATTTAGGTATGGATCCAGCTTTTCTCCTATGGATTCCTCCATTGTCGATGTCCGAGGATTTTGAAAGTCCATCTACGGATCGCCCGGATTGTTTTCAAGGCACGACGACGACAAGCCCATTATATCGACTACCGGAGAGCACTGAGGGCGCGACCCTGACCCCGGCCGAGTATCGACGAATACGACAACAGCTTGCGTCTAGTGTCGAGGAGACTGGATTGAGCTTCGAGCAGAAACACCAGGACTCGacgtcttcgtcgtcgtcgaagAACGACTCGTCGTCAGGTGGCAGTGGTAACACATCCGAGGACAGCATCAGCAGCGAGAGACCCGCCAGGTTGAACGAACGCCTGCTGCCTATCCACCGGATCCTGGAGGACTCCAGGACCCGCGTAAGCGAAGAGTCCTTATGCGGTCAGCTCGCGGACGACAGGACAGCATGCGTCATTCCGAATCGCCTTCACGCCGTTAAATCTGATTTTTTCCAAGAGCAGGATATCTCGAAGAGCAGTCGGCAGGGTGATTATGTAAATCTTTCTGACAGCATTCTGGTAAAGTCAGACGATAAATTGGAGAAATCAAAGCAGAGCTCAAAGAGATATTCCGAAGATGTAACCTTTCATCATGAGTCTTCAAACTCGCTTGTGAATCAAAAGGCAAAGGATATTTCTCCGGAAGACAAGAAAAACCGCTCCCTCAAGAATGATAATACGTCCAAGTTTCCTAGCAAGTCGACGAGCTCGAAGACTCAAGGATACAAAGATATTGCGGATGACAAGGATAAGGATCTTCAGGGTGTCAAGGATAACTCCAAATCCGACATTCTTCTGACAAATCTGAATGTAACGGGCGGCCAATGCAAATATCGAGATTTCACGCAGTTTACACAGCCTCATGAGACTAAACTGTCGGACTGCACCAATATTGCGATGATCGAGTTCTCAGGACCGCGATTAAGCACGCCGGCGACAGCTCGGAGACTGACGACGGACAATCTGAACATTAGTCTGAAGAAGGAGATTCAAAGTCCGGATTATGGGGTCGAGAGCGACATAAAGGCGGAATCGCGAGAGTCCTTCTACGATCTGATCCGCGAAAACGAGAACGGCATCAAGTTTGCAGACGATGATGACGAATATATTGATAACAGAGCAAACTTGTGA